The stretch of DNA gctAACAATCAACATGCAAGCGAGTATAAATAACAAGCGAGCATAAGATCTAACATGCAAGCAATTACACGATTGCCAAGCAAGCATACAACACAATAATCAATCAGAGATAACATGCGGAAGCTAATAAGCTAAGCAAAATTATTCTGCAATCAATCACCACTACACGCAATGACATATAACATCATGCAAGCATAAACACAAACATGCAACAACTTGAACTTGAAATAAAACTAGAGTTTTAACAAGTTCTAATTCATGGGCCCGGTATGCTTCCTCTCCCTAACCCCTCCTGAACAACCGTATTAcagccacaaaggcatgcaatcGGGCTTCACCCAAAGCTACACCGTCATGTAGAcagcctcggccagggtagcgagcccagtaacctccgagctcttcgtaaccaaccctacaacacacgaacatgggttacatgtcgcggctgcatgtggCACGGATGGGAAGGACAGCCATACCAAGTCTTACTACGCTCagccggaatttctcgcggactaaaGCGTCTTAAGACCTCACCAAAGCTTATACTTGagtttatatgattttcttcTCATATGTTTTCAAGTATCTTAATTAGTTACCACCCTTGTCACTAGATCCTTTCGATCTAGTAACCGGTGTAACCTCACCTCACATGCAActtaacaagaaaaacataaaagaatttCAAGTAAATGCATCTAAATGATTTATGCAAAACCGCGCACTAGATGGATGTTTTTAACACTCCATCTAAGCCGATGcaaatatgtgcctgaactcacagaaaaCCGGCGATCTCTGGGATGAGTGGTCGGATTTTCTTCACGGCAACGCTTGAATCCTCTTCCTTGTTGAAATCGAGTTCCTTCTCGATTCAACGCTTAACTGCGGTCGTGCGATAGTCTTGTCTtgcttctcctcttcttcacttcttctcccTTGCGGCAgcacttcttccttttctctcttctttctctctttctctcctctctttctctttcactcCTTTCTTCCTTTACTTAAGAAATTTTAGCGAAAATGAGGAAGTGGAGCGACCTTTATATAGAGGAAGAGAGTAGAAACTTGGCCCAATGCATGTGTGTTGTGTGCCATCTCTCCTAGCCACACAATTTTAAGGTTGGACACTTGTTAAGTGTAACCAACACTTGTCACATGGAATCTTTCATATTTTCCCCATTCACACTTGCATGAAACGCGATTGGCCGGTTTCTATAAAGAGGAATAATCTTGTCTCCCACTTAGGATTTTGGGATCGAAAATCCTAGGAATATTCCTCCAAGGATTCCACTCCTAAGTTGCATGAAATCCCATTGGTGGATTTTTGCAAAAACAATTTCCACAAAATCGGGAATTTTGTCGGGTCGACCGGTCGCCGGTCACTCGTCGACGTCTCTCGATCCTCCTCGACCAGTCTCGGTCGCTATCGGTCAATCCTCGGACATCCTCGAGAATTCTCAGTCCATCGGACTTTCTCGGCAATTCCCGGTACTTTGCGATACTCGTCGGACAACTCTCGGTCCTCAGTACGTCTCGGATGACTCGGACGGTACGTCTCGGACATCTCGGTCACTTTTCGATCCATCCAACATTTCTCGGAATTTTCTTTAGTAAACCTTCTTTTCTCCTCGCTAGCCTCCTTCCTTGAGCTTTTGGCCTtgagttttcattttgaaattTACCTCTTAGcgagggtcactacattctcccccccttaATAGAATTCGTCCCGAATTCTATAGGGTTCCGACGGTCCTGCCTCATCTTCCTCAGCGAACAACTGAGGATACTTGGCACGCATCCTATCCTCATCTTCCCATGTGGTGACTTTACGGTTCTGCTTTCCCCAAAATACTTGGATTTGAGGAATGCTCCGATTCTTCAACTTTCGGGTCCTCCTCTGCCCTATACCAAACGGTCCTTCGGGGTAAGTTAGGTTTGGCTCCAAGTCCTCAATAGGTTCGGGCACAATCATGTTAGGATCTAGAACATGCTACCGTAGCTGCGAAACATGGAAGACTTTATGTAGCCGCATCATCTCTGGCATAGCCAGTCGGTAGGCTACTTCTCCAACTCTCTGCTCAATCGGATATGGTCCAATGAACCTTACCGCGAGCTTTCCCACTTTACCAAATCGATCCTTTCCTTTTTGCGGGGCGACCTTCAGGTACACCATATCTCCGACTTTAAACTCCACTTCCCGCCTTTTGCGATCTGCGTACTTTTTCTAGCGATCTTGTGCCTTTTTCATACTCTCCCGTATGAACTTAATCTTCTCCGTTGTCTCATCAATCAGCTTGTGATTGACACTTGTTCTTTCCCCAATTTCAGTCCAACACAAAGGCGTTCGACACGGCCTTCCATACATTGCTTCAAAGGGCGACATCCCAATGCTCGAGTGATAACTATTGTTATACGCAAACTCGACTAATGGTAAATTCTTCTCCCAGTCTGACGACCATTCCAAAGCACATAGTCGGATCATGTCCTCTATGGTTCGGATAGTCCTTTCCGTCTGTCCATCTGTCTCTGGGTGGAATGAGGTGCTCATGTGAACATCTGTTCCCAACGCCCTATGTAGATCTTGCCAGAATATTGCTGCGAACTTGGGGTCACGATCGGAAACAATNNNNNNNNNNNNNNNNNNNNNNNNNNNNNNNNNNNNNNNNNNNNNNNNNNNNNNNNNNNNNNNNNNNNNNNNNNNNNNNNNNNNNNNNNNNNNNNNNNNNNNNNNNNNNNNNNNNNNNNNNNNNNNNNNNNNNNNNNNNNNNNNNNNNNNNNNNNNNNNNNNNNNNNNNNNNNNNNNNNNNNNNNNNNNNNNNNNNNNNNNNNNNNNNNNNNNNNNNNNNNNNNNNNNNNNNNNNNNNNNNNNNNNNNNNNNNNNNNNNNNNNNNNNNNNNNNNNNNNNNNNNNNNNNNNNNNNNNNNNNNNNNNNNNNNNNNNNNNNNNNNNNNNNNNNNNNNNNNNNNNNNNNNNNNNNNNNNNNNNNNNNNNNNNNNNNNNNNNNNNNNNNNNNNNNNNNNNNNNNNNNNNNNNNNNNNNNNNNNNNNNNNNNNNNNNNNNNNNNNNNNNNNNNNNNNNNNNNNNNNNNNNNNNNNNNNNNNNNNNNNNNNNNNNNNNNNNNNNNNNNNNNNNNNNNNNNNNNNNNNNNNNNNNNNNNNNNNNNNNNNNNNNNNNNNNNNNNNNNNNNNNNNNNNNNNNNNNNNNNNNNNNNNNNNNNNNNNNNNNNNNNNNNNNNNNNNNNNNNNNNNNNNNNNNNNNNNNNNNNNNNNNNNNNNNNNNNNNNNNNNNNNNNNNNNNNNNNNNNNNNNNNNNNNNNNNNNNNNNNNNNNNNNNNNNNNNNNNNNNNNNNNNNNNNNNNNNNNNNNNNNNNNNNNNNNNNNNNNNNNNNNNNNNNNNNNNNNNNNNNNNNNNNNNNNNNNNNNNNNNNNNNNNNNNNNNNNNNNNNNNNNNNNNNNNNNNNNNNNNNNNNNNNNNNNNNNNNNNNNNNNNNNNNNNNNNNNNNNCTTCAAAATCTCGTCTATATACTTCTCTGCCAAGACTGGCGCTTGATCCGTGCTTCTCACTGGAACTAAACGGGCCACTTTGGTTAAACGATCAACCACTACCCATACTGCATCATTGATTCTTCCCTTCCTTATTGGTAGACCAGTAATAAAATCCATCGAGATAGAGTCCCATTTCCACGTCGGTATGGGCAAGTTGCGTAGCAAACCTGCTGGCACTTGATGCTCTACCTTGATTCTTTGACATGAGTCACATTGGCTTACCCATCGTGCTACTGCCCTCTTCAATCCAGGCCAATGATAATATCTGCGCACGTCTTTATACATCTTGGTACTTCCAGGGTGTATACTTAACGCTGAACTGTGGGCTGCTCTCAATATTTCCTCTCTTAATCCACTCCGGTCCGGTACAGTAATTCTCCCATTAAGGAGTAGGGTGTCATCATCTGCCAAATGATAACCACTAGCATTCGGCCCTTCTGAACCTTTCAACTCTTCAATAACCTTTTTCAGATTCTCATCTTTGGGCTGCTCATCACGAATTCGACGTAGTAGGCTCGCTTGAGTTACAGCTTGTAAACCCAACGGCTCACTAGATTCCCCTTCTAAGGCTAGAAGCCTTACCTTCTTCAGTTCTTCGGCTAAAGACTCCACATCTTTCTCGGCATTCACTTGTGCTTTCCTTCGACTTAAGGCATCTGCCACTACATTCGCTTTGCCTGGGTGGTACTGGATCTTCAAATCATAATTGGCTATGAATTCCATCCACCTTCTCTGGCGCAAATTAAGATCTGGTTGCGTGAACAAATATTTAAGGCTTTGATGATCCGTAAATACCTGAACCGCTTCTCCATACAAGAAGGATCTCCATATCCTTAACGCAAACACCACGGCTGCCATCTCTAGGTCGTGTGTGGGGTAGTTTTCCTCATGCTTCCTTAATTGTCGGGAGGCATAGGCAATTACTCTCTCTCCTTGCATCAAAACACATCCAACGCCAACTCTTGATGCATCGGTATACATAGAGTATGGCTGATTTGGCTCTGGTAGGGCTAACACTGGTGCTGATGTTAGTGCTCCCTTCAGCTTCCTAAAAGCTTCATCCACTTCTTCGTTCCATATAAATGGCACTCCTTTACCCGTGAGTCGTGTCAGAGGTTTTGCAATGGACGAAAACCCCTTTACGAACTTCCGATAATAGCCCGCAAGGCCTAAGAAACTCCTGACCTCTGTTACTGAGGTTGGCTTTGGCCAATCCTGGATTGCGGCAATCTTCTCCGGGTCAGCGGACACTCCTTGTTCCGAAACTCGGTGCCCTAAAAATCCAATCTCCCTTTGCCAGAACTTACACTTGCTGAACTTGGCGAACAGCTTCATCTCCCTTAGTCTCTCCAACACTTTCTTCAAATGTTCCGCGTGCTCCTCCGCACTCCGCGAGTATATaaggatgtcatcgatgaatatTATCACGAATTGATCCAGATAATCATGGAAAACCTCATTCATCAATCGCATGAATGCCGCCGGTGCATTGGTAAGTCCAAACGGCATTACTACGAACTCGTACTGGCCATATCTTGTCTGAAAGGCAGTCTTCATCACATCNNNNNNNNNNNNNNNNNNNNNNNNNNNNNNNNNNNNNNNNNNNNNNNNNNNNNNNNNNNNNNNNNNNNNNNNNNNNNNNNNNNNNNNNNNNNNNNNNNNNNNNNNNNNNNNNNNNNNNNNNNNNNNNNNNNNNNNNNNNNNNNNNNNNNNNNNNNNNNNNNNNNNNNNNNNNNNNNNNNNNNNNNNNNNNNNNNNNNNNNNNNNNNNNNNNNNNNNNNNNNNNNNNNNNNNNNNNNNNNNNNNNNNNNNNNNNNNNNNNNNNNNNNNNNNNNNNNNNNNNNNNNNNNNNNNNNNNNNNNNNNNNNNNNNNNNNNNNNNNNNNNNNNNNNNNNNNNNNNNNNNNNNNNNNNNNNNNNNNNNNNNNNNTAACATTCATCTTAACTTTACCGCGGCCTGCACCCCAATTTCGTCCAGCCACCTGGTTCACCTTCCGGGTGTTCACAATTTTAGTCTGCTGGACcggttccttctttttctccttggCCGAAATCTCATTCTCGGTCTCAATGGCTTCCTCAACACTCACTGCCCTCTCCTCTACTTCCGCGACACTTCGGTATGTCACAGCGTGCAACCTCCCTTTTATGTCTGGCCTGAGTCCATGAAAGAATCTCCGGGCCATAGCCAACTCGTCATCATTTCCTTGATACAAGTACCTCCGAAGTCTTGTAAAAACTCTTCCGTAAGCTCGTACGGTCATCTCACCTTGTCCCAGTTGCAGGAACTGATTCTCTAGTCGATCGCGTGACTCTGGTGGAAAATATTTCAGCTCAAACTCCCTCTTAAACATCTCCCACGTTATAGTTTGAAAACGATAACGAGGAACCACTGTATCCCACCATCCACGAGCATCTTCTTCTAAGAAGTTGACTGCAACTCTTCTCCTATACTCCTCTGAACAGTTTGTCATCTCAAAATTATTCTCCAATTCTTTTATCCATGCGTCTGCTAACACGATGTTCGGATCTCCCTTGAACTTGCGGAATCCTAAGTTCCTCAACAACATTACTAGCTTTAGAAATTGGTCGGATGGATCTTCTGTTGCTCGAATTGCTTGgttctgctgctgttgctggATCATGTGACTCAAGAGATCTTGAATCATCTTAAGTGTCTGCTGGGTCTCTGGTGCATTCGGCTCACTCGGTCCTTCTCCATGCGTTCGGTCCCCCCGTGGCATGTTCTGAGTTGGATAAGTAGCGAACCGTCTAAATGGTGAAAATCCGGGCGGGTACATTCCCTCCGGTGTACTAAAACGAGTCGAACTCGCTGGTGTGTATCTTGGCGTCGCACCAGGTACATCCCACTCAGGCATATACATATTCGGTCCGAATATGCCTTGAAACGATTCCTCTCCTTGCGCATCTCCAAAATGCGAACCCCATTCCTCCGGACCAAACTGTTGACTTGAACCCCTCCCTGTGTCCGGCGAATGATGCGTCGACCTTGTCCTTTCGGATCCTTGACGAGACATCTGCATCCACGATCAACAAAAGGGTTTACTTAATCCCATCTAACCCTAAGTGATGAACGAACCGGATTACCCTAAGTGTCTACTGCGACCATTTGACTCGATAAATCATTTGAAAAGGCGAGTCCTATAcagcatcataaccatgctctgataccaccgttgtaacgcccccgaaccgtactATGACCACCAAGGCCATCGGACGGCACCGAGACGCTACTTGGGAAACGTTCACTGACGATCCGGCCGGGTGCGAGAACAAATCAAGTCCTTCGGCCAGTCCATCggtgaggttcccgaccacacggCACATCCttcaggctttgcaaccctacaGATACGCCGTGcgttgagccgactcggacaaagtctatatcagtacgaCTCGCCCGAATAAAGAAAACCCGAATATTTTGATTAACCAAAAGAGTTATTACACAAGAGTTTTGAACAAGGCTTAGTGCCGAGTTTGgtttgaaataaaaacatacttgtattttacaatagacacaaaataaaactactccgggttcctatcgttcaccacgccctctagttccctctagggtcaCCTGCAgcacaaaatattatcataagtaatctaagattacttagtgagctcagggttcctgcagagTATTAAACCCCAAATCCCATAccccatcaacaacaacatgctAACAATCAACATGCAAGCGAGTATAAATAACAAGCGAGCATAAGATCTAACATGCAAGCAATTACACGATTGCCAAGCAAGCATACAACACAATAATCAATCAGAGATAACATGCGGAAGCTAATAAGCTAAGCAAAATTATTCTGCAATCAATCACCACTACACGCAATGACATATAACATCATGCAAGCATAAACACAAACATGCAACAACTTGAACTTGAAATAAAACTAGAGTTTTAACAAGTTCTAATTCATGGGCCCGGTATGCTTCCTCTCCCTAACCCCTCCTGAACAACCGTATTAcagccacaaaggcatgcaatcGGGCTTCACCCAAAGCTACACCGTCATGTAGAcagcctcggccagggtagcgagcccagtaacctccgagctcttcgtaaccaaccctacaacacacgaacatgggttacatgtcgcggctgcatgtggCACGGATGGGAAGGACAGCCATACCAAGTCTTACTACGCTCagccggaatttctcgcggactaaaGCGTCTTAAGACCTCACCAAAGCTTATACTTGagtttatatgattttcttcTCATATGTTTTCAAGTATCTTAATTAGTTACCACCCTTGTCACTAGATCCTTTCGATCTAGTAACCGGTGTAACCTCACCTCACATGCAActtaacaagaaaaacataaaagaatttCAAGTAAATGCATCTAAATGATTTATGCAAAACCGCGCACTAGATGGATGTTTTTAACACTCCATCTAAGCCGATGcaaatatgtgcctgaactcacagaaaaCCGGCGATCTCTGGGATGAGTGGTCGGATTTTCTTCACGGCAACGCTTGAATCCTCTTCCTTGTTGAAATCGAGTTCCTTCTCGATTCAACGCTTAACTGCGGTCGTGCGATAGTCTTGTCTtgcttctcctcttcttcacttcttctcccTTGCGGCAgcacttcttccttttctctcttctttctctctttctctcctctctttctctttcactcCTTTCTTCCTTTACTTAAGAAATTTTAGCGAAAATGAGGAAGTGGAGCGACCTTTATATAGAGGAAGAGAGTAGAAACTTGGCCCAATGCATGTGTGTTGTGTGCCATCTCTCCTAGCCACACAATTTTAAGGTTGGACACTTGTTAAGTGTAACCAACACTTGTCACATGGAATCTTTCATATTTTCCCCATTCACACTTGCATGAAACGCGATTGGCCGGTTTCTATAAAGAGGAATAATCTTGTCTCCCACTTAGGATTTTGGGATCGAAAATCCTAGGAATATTCCTCCAAGGATTCCACTCCTAAGTTGCATGAAATCCCATTGGTGGATTTTTGCAAAAACAATTTCCACAAAATCGGGAATTTTGTCGGGTCGACCGGTCGCCGGTCACTCGTCGACGTCTCTCGATCCTCCTCGACCAGTCTCGGTCGCTATCGGTCAATCCTCGGACATCCTCGAGAATTCTCAGTCCATCGGACTTTCTCGGCAATTCCCGGTACTTTGCGATACTCGTCGGACAACTCTCGGTCCTCGGTACGTCTCGGACAATTCGGACGGTACGTCTCGGACATCTCGGTCACTTTTCGATCCATCCAAAATTTCTTGGACTTTTCTTTAGTAAACCTTCTTTTCTCCTTGCTAGCCTCCTTCCTTGAGCTTTTGGCCTTGAGTTTCATTTTGAAATTTACCTCTTAGCGAGGGTCACTACACTTACGGTCAGCCTCAAGCCAATGCTGCTAGCATTCCGTCCTACAACCCGACTAACTGGGTGATGGATAGTGGGGCTACTCATCACCTCACGTCTGACCTCTCTAATCTATCACTCCATCAGCCATACTCCGGTGGGGAAGAGGTCCAAATTGCGGATGGCTCCGGTTTAAAGATCACTCAAACGGGTTCCGCTTTACTCCCTACACCATCTCGTTCTCTTTCTTTAAAAGATGTTCTATATGTTCCTGATCTTTGCAAGAATCTGATTTCGGTGTATCGTTTATGTAATGCTCATAAGGTTTTTGTGGAATTCTATCCTGCATATTTTCAGGTGAGGGATCTGAGCACGGGGGTCCGGTTACTCCAAGGCCGAACTAGGAACGGATTGTATGAGTGGCCGGTTCATCAAGATACCATCAATGTCTTCTCCGCCACTATCTCTCCGAAAACTGATCTCTCTTCATGGCATCTTCGACTTGGGCATCCCTCTTTACAAGTTCTCAAAAATCTTGTTTCTAAGTTTTCAttacctctttcttcttccactcaAAAACAATTATCTTGTTCTGATTGTCTTCTTAATAAGAGTCACAAGCTCCCTTTCTCAATAAACACAATCGTTTCTACACAACCTCTTGAATATGTTTACACCGACGTTTGGTCCTCACCCATTACTTCTacagaaaatttcaaatattaccTTGTCTTAGTCGATCACTTTACAAGATACACATGGCTATACCCTTTAAAACTCAAATCCCAAGTCAAAGATGTCTTCATTGCCTTTAAGGCTTTGGTCGAGAATCGTTTTCAAACGCGGATACGCACCTTATATTCTGATAATGGTGGAGAATTCATTGCTATGCGGTCGTTCCTGGCCTTACATGGTATCTCTCATTTCACAACGCCACCTCATACCCCTGAGCTCAATGGTCTCTCGGAGAGGAAACATAGACATATTGTAGGAACCGGCTTATCCATGCTCAGTCATGCCTCTGTTCCTCCAAGTTATTGGCCTTATGCGTTTGCCACGGCCGTGTACTTGATTAACCGTATGCCGACGGACGTGCTTGGTGGTGAGTCACCGTATCATAAGCTCTTTCGCACACAACCGAATTATCTCAAACTGAAGGTGTTTGGCTGTTTCTGCTATCCCTGGTTACGCCCGTATCGTCACAACAAACTCGAACCTCACTCAACTCCATGTGTTTTGTTAGGTTACTCTCTAACACAGAGTGCCTATTTATGTTTCAATCTTGTCAATGGCAGACTGTATACGTCTCGTCATGTTCAGTTTGTTGAAATGAGGTTCCCGTTTGCTGAGCTTCGTGTGCAGAACGTCGTCACTCAGCCACCGGTTCAATAGAATCATCCATTTCCTTACACTTAAAACGTAAAGAAATTAAACAACTTTAAATCCGacattaatctttttttgtctttgctgTTGAAGAGAGGGGAGTAATTTGACTAACACAAAACCAATACTATAACTAAATCAATGTATACACAACATACATAGTAATTAAAGGTTTCAGTTGTGAATCTAAGCTAAGTTGCTCCTAcgtctcttctttttctttattggctAAAACAGAAAGTATTTTTCCTATGACCTAGACGCATAATGAAGCTCTTGTGGTGCAACACTTTTTAACAGCAACATGCACACAACACAAAGGAGAAACATTGAATCACCTTCGCTGCTTCAAAGGTGACTTTTTAGAACAATTCAATAATATCATCTTTTTCGATTCCTCTAATACTCACtcttattttgatttcttagtctCCGACCTTTGGGATGGGTTAGTATTGTCTAACAGAAGAGAAAATTTGATTTAGAATtcagaaatattaaataaccCAAAGCTAGCTCGTTTTGTCTTTTATCAATCAGTGAGAAGTTACGTTGAAGGCTAGAGAAAATATTGACAAACCTGAAGCAAAGAGATACAAAAAAGCAGGGCCTTTGGGATGGGTTAGCTTTTGTCGGTGCCACTTAATCTTGTCTTCGGTATCACGATTTGGTCTTCTCCTCTCCTATTCTTCTTCACGGATGGAGACGACACGACAAAACCTTCACTTACCAACAACGACAACAATGGCAAGCTCATAGAAGAGAAAATTTGATTTAGAAGCTCTGATGGCGTGAAATATATTAGAAGGAGATGGACTGGAAGAGAGAAAACCAAATAAGTTTTGGCTTCTTTTTTGTGTCTGTCGAGAATTGAGAGATGTTAGctgtatttattcaaatattttgtttggatATGTATTAATTTTAATGATGCCAGAAGAAACTGAAAACCCGGAGAGAACTGAAACGtacaagttttattgtattcaTCGTTAAGCTGAAAATCTGATGTGTCATGTTCTTGGTAGATATTGCTATTACCCTTTCCGAAATTGTGTTGCATGCAAAATATTAGATGTACGGTCGAAATAGTTTCTTATATGAATCTGTGGTTGGTGTAATTTTAAAGCAAATCAATCCTTgaggtaaaaaaagaaaaagcattctTTCAGGAAAATAATGTAATCAAACACACGTCTCAACAGATTTTACAGTTTCTTGAAACGTATAGAGGTCTTCTGGCGATCCAAAAAAACCAAGGAACAAGAAAACCTTGGTCCATGAGCCTTACTTTTCATACAATATTTACATAACCAGCAAATCTTCATAGCTTAGTGTTTGGTGCATAACCAACAAATcgtatacaaaacaaaacatataagatttgcataatatattttatcaaaaacatcTTTAAAGTTTGGAGTTTGGTGCAATCACTGAACTCGAACTGGGACGAGCTTCAGAGGCACTTTCTTGACGACTGTAAGACTACCAGCTTCTTCCATATCGATGTCCTCATGTGTCATCCCATCAGGTACTCTCCAATCGAAGAAGTAAAGTAAGTTCAAGAGTCCCAATTCCACAGTAGCTATCGCCATTGCTATACCGGGACATATCCTTCTACCAGACCCAAACGGTAGGAGCTCGAAATGTTTCCCTTTATAATCAACAGGGCTATCGATAAACCTCTCCGGGTTAAACTCTTCCGGGTTTGTCCAGTATTTTGGATCTCTTCCTATCGCCCAAGCGTTCACCAAGATCCGTCTCTTTGGAGGAATATCATATCCCTGAATCTTGATGTGAGCCATTGTTTCCCTTGGGAGCAGAAGAGGAGCTGCTGGGTGTAATCTGAATGTTTCCTTGATCACCATGTTCAAGAAAGGAACTTTGTCGACATCTTCGTCGGTGATTCTCTCCTTATCGTTTCCAAGACGGTCTCGGATCTCGCCTTGAACTTTCTTCATCACTTCCGGGTTTCTAGCAAGCTCCGTCATTGCCCATATCATGGTAATAGCTCCTGTGTCTATCCCTGCCATAAATATATTCTACCAAACACCCGGAGACGACTAAGTTACTTCTATCCAGATTCAGTttcaataccaataaataagttttttttgttttttttcgtctTACCGTGAGAATCCCCTTAATATGATCTATTGTGAGCTTCAAAGAATCATCTTCACCTTGTTTATGCATCACATCCAACATTAGATCGACGATATCTTTGTTATCTTCCGATCGGCCAGGTTTCAAATGATCATCAATCACATGTTGAAAAAAGGCATCgagcttgaagaagaaatcTTTTAACCTCTTGTGCTGCCCCGAAATCCAATCACCAATCCATCCAAGTCCGGCAATAGGAAAGGAATCAGAGAAAGTGAAACTAGCCTGAGCTTCTTCCCCTTCGAAAATGAGCTCTTCGATCTTTTCTTGATCGATAAACTCGCTCTCGTGGAAACTTTGTCCAAAAGCAACTCTAAACAGGATACTTGATGTTAGCCAGAAAAGGGATTTGCTCAAATCGACCGGAGATTGATCCACGGCTGATTCCGACACTTTCTTGACCAGAAAGTTACATTCTTCCTCTCTGATATATCCAAAAGACTTAACCTTTTTATAACTGAAAAACTCGCTCACCGTAAACTTTCGCCGCTCTCTCCACTCTCGGCCGTATGGTGAAGAGCCGATATCTTTAAAACCCCGAGAGATTAGCCTCCCCCCGAAAAGCTTAGGCCTGCTGCAAGAGTCTAGGTCATGAGTTCTAAGCACTTCTTCAGCTCCTTCTTTCGATGAGATAACAGTCACAGGGACAAACCCTAAGTGGAGAAGCATAACATGTCCGGTTCTTTGGGCGAGACGTTGAAGTGACCTGTGAGGCAAATCTCCAAGTTGATGTAAGTTTCCGATGATCGGTAACTTAGGAGGGCTTGGAGGAAGATTCCATTTAGAGCGTTTGATCTTCTTGCCGATAAGGATTAACGTAACGAAGGTGATGAGAAAAAGACAGAGCAAAGAgattgccatttttttttttttgtttaaattgatAA from Camelina sativa cultivar DH55 chromosome 9, Cs, whole genome shotgun sequence encodes:
- the LOC104710408 gene encoding cytochrome P450 71B17-like gives rise to the protein MAISLLCLFLITFVTLILIGKKIKRSKWNLPPSPPKLPIIGNLHQLGDLPHRSLQRLAQRTGHVMLLHLGFVPVTVISSKEGAEEVLRTHDLDSCSRPKLFGGRLISRGFKDIGSSPYGREWRERRKFTVSEFFSYKKVKSFGYIREEECNFLVKKVSESAVDQSPVDLSKSLFWLTSSILFRVAFGQSFHESEFIDQEKIEELIFEGEEAQASFTFSDSFPIAGLGWIGDWISGQHKRLKDFFFKLDAFFQHVIDDHLKPGRSEDNKDIVDLMLDVMHKQGEDDSLKLTIDHIKGILTNIFMAGIDTGAITMIWAMTELARNPEVMKKVQGEIRDRLGNDKERITDEDVDKVPFLNMVIKETFRLHPAAPLLLPRETMAHIKIQGYDIPPKRRILVNAWAIGRDPKYWTNPEEFNPERFIDSPVDYKGKHFELLPFGSGRRICPGIAMAIATVELGLLNLLYFFDWRVPDGMTHEDIDMEEAGSLTVVKKVPLKLVPVRVQ